A genomic region of uncultured Paludibaculum sp. contains the following coding sequences:
- a CDS encoding ABC transporter permease → MAIPITYNIRNLAVRKTTTVMTALGIALTVAVLLAAFSLVEGLKTAFEGSGHPLNVLVTRKGSDSELSSNYQRSVFNDMKFKQGIAKDKKGDPLASLEMVTVITLASEEFPEGTNVNVRGVTPTGLEIREDSKIIEGRWFTPGRREVTVGSSVAKRYPAAHLGGKLKFGRGEWEVVGVFDTPQMARKSEILTDLNQAAGDFERTEVLSSALIRATDEVARQALVNDLSYDSKLNVQAKTEKEYYAMQTSSGDLVKYLGTFVAFIMAVGSCFAAMNTMYAAVARRSKEIGTLRILGFSRVAIMTSFLAESLMLATLGGLLGILLVLPLNGISTGIGSNVTFSEVAFQLRVSPQIMVRGLVFALFMGAFGGLLPAFSAARKQILVALRQI, encoded by the coding sequence ATGGCGATTCCAATCACCTACAACATCCGGAACCTGGCGGTCCGCAAAACCACGACGGTGATGACCGCACTCGGCATCGCGCTGACGGTGGCCGTGCTGCTGGCCGCTTTCTCGCTGGTGGAAGGCTTGAAGACCGCGTTCGAAGGCTCCGGCCATCCGCTCAACGTCCTGGTGACGCGCAAGGGCTCCGATTCCGAACTGAGCTCGAACTACCAGCGTTCCGTGTTCAACGACATGAAGTTCAAGCAGGGCATCGCGAAGGATAAGAAGGGCGATCCGCTGGCTTCGCTGGAGATGGTCACCGTGATCACGCTGGCCAGCGAGGAGTTCCCGGAAGGTACGAACGTGAACGTTCGTGGAGTCACGCCAACCGGACTTGAGATCCGCGAAGACTCGAAGATCATCGAGGGCCGCTGGTTCACACCGGGCCGCCGCGAAGTGACCGTGGGGAGTTCAGTGGCCAAACGCTATCCGGCGGCGCACCTTGGCGGCAAACTGAAGTTCGGCCGCGGCGAGTGGGAGGTCGTCGGAGTCTTCGATACGCCGCAGATGGCGCGGAAATCGGAGATCCTCACCGACCTGAATCAGGCGGCAGGTGACTTCGAGCGCACCGAGGTGTTGAGCTCGGCGCTCATCCGGGCAACGGACGAGGTCGCGCGGCAGGCGCTGGTCAACGATCTCAGCTACGACTCGAAGCTCAACGTCCAGGCGAAGACGGAGAAGGAATACTACGCCATGCAGACGTCCTCCGGCGATCTGGTGAAGTATCTGGGTACGTTTGTCGCGTTCATCATGGCAGTCGGCAGTTGTTTCGCGGCCATGAACACCATGTACGCGGCCGTGGCCCGGCGCTCGAAGGAAATCGGCACTTTGCGCATCCTCGGCTTTTCTCGGGTTGCCATCATGACCAGCTTCCTGGCGGAGTCCCTGATGCTTGCCACGTTAGGGGGTCTCCTGGGCATCCTGCTTGTCCTGCCGCTGAACGGCATCTCCACCGGCATCGGCAGCAACGTCACGTTCTCGGAAGTGGCGTTCCAATTGAGAGTTTCCCCGCAGATTATGGTGCGCGGGCTAGTCTTCGCACTCTTCATGGGCGCATTCGGCGGCTTGTTGCCGGCCTTCAGCGCCGCTCGCAAGCAGATCCTCGTTGCACTGCGGCAGATCTAG
- a CDS encoding glycoside hydrolase family 65, whose protein sequence is MSPLSVGNGEFAFTGDITGLQSFPDEYEKGIALCTQSQWGWHSFPAPNGLTARDFRTTTYDTHGRMVGYPTSSDGQKGLFDWLRENPHRLNLGRIGLRLRKSDGTEAASSDLQAIEQTLDLWSGLMTSRFTLEGVAVKVDVTCHPELDLLAIVVESPLVTQKRLEIVLSFPYGSPQVNASDWKRPDAHSTTRHLVTPVECELQRRLDGNQYYVRAAYEGGELVDEAPHTYALKPRTGAAKLVFRCLFSAKQPSTPTPQTATVFEAARQYWAKFWSSGGAVELEGSTDPRARELERRIVLSQYLTAIQCAGSLPPQETGLTCNSWYGKFHLEMHWWHAVHFAYWDRLPLLERSLDFYRKNLTAAQSLAARQGYRGARWPKMVGPDAQDSPSPIGPLLIWQQPHPIYYAELCYRARPVAATLAKYRDIVYQTAEFLSSFAWLDAKRGEYVLGPPVIPAQENHPPRETWNPTYELAYFRWALEVAQQWRVRAGLTREPKWEEVLAKLAPLPVKDGLYLAHENCPQTFTERNRDHPSMLAALGVLPGPGVDPETMRNTLKTVMTSWKWADTWGWDYPMTAMTAARLGEPGIAVDALLLETQKNKYLPNGHNYQRPGLHLYLPGNGGLLTAVALMAAGWENGPTDPAPGFPRQGWNVRMEGLKRVI, encoded by the coding sequence ATGAGCCCGCTCTCGGTTGGCAATGGCGAGTTCGCTTTCACCGGGGACATCACAGGGTTGCAGAGCTTTCCTGACGAGTACGAAAAGGGAATCGCTCTCTGCACGCAGTCGCAGTGGGGATGGCATAGCTTCCCGGCTCCCAACGGTCTGACTGCCCGCGATTTCCGTACGACGACGTACGACACGCACGGGCGAATGGTGGGGTATCCCACCAGTTCTGATGGGCAGAAGGGGCTCTTCGACTGGCTTCGCGAGAACCCGCACCGCCTCAACCTCGGCCGCATCGGGTTGCGCCTCCGCAAGAGCGATGGCACCGAAGCCGCCTCATCCGATCTTCAGGCGATCGAGCAGACCCTGGACCTCTGGTCCGGACTGATGACCAGCCGGTTCACACTCGAAGGGGTCGCCGTCAAAGTGGATGTCACCTGCCATCCGGAGTTGGACCTGCTGGCCATTGTCGTCGAATCGCCGTTGGTGACCCAGAAACGCCTGGAGATTGTTTTGTCGTTTCCATATGGCTCCCCTCAGGTGAACGCCTCCGATTGGAAGAGGCCCGACGCTCACAGCACTACTCGCCATCTGGTCACCCCTGTGGAGTGCGAACTACAGCGCCGGTTGGATGGGAACCAGTACTACGTCCGGGCCGCCTACGAAGGCGGGGAGTTGGTGGACGAGGCGCCGCACACCTACGCCTTGAAGCCCCGCACCGGTGCCGCAAAACTCGTTTTTCGTTGCCTGTTCAGTGCAAAGCAGCCGTCCACACCCACGCCACAAACAGCCACCGTATTCGAAGCTGCCAGACAGTACTGGGCCAAGTTCTGGAGTTCCGGAGGCGCGGTGGAACTGGAGGGCAGCACCGATCCCCGGGCGCGGGAGCTGGAGCGCCGCATCGTGCTCTCCCAGTACCTTACGGCGATCCAGTGCGCCGGCTCGCTGCCGCCCCAGGAGACTGGCCTCACTTGCAACAGCTGGTACGGCAAATTCCACCTGGAGATGCACTGGTGGCACGCGGTCCACTTCGCCTACTGGGACCGCCTGCCGCTGCTGGAACGCAGCCTCGACTTCTACCGCAAAAATCTCACCGCAGCGCAAAGTCTGGCCGCGCGGCAGGGTTATCGCGGGGCACGCTGGCCGAAGATGGTGGGGCCGGACGCGCAGGACAGCCCATCGCCCATTGGCCCGCTGCTCATCTGGCAGCAGCCGCATCCCATCTATTACGCCGAACTCTGCTATCGCGCCAGGCCGGTTGCGGCTACGCTGGCCAAGTACCGCGACATTGTTTACCAGACGGCGGAGTTCCTCTCCTCCTTCGCCTGGCTCGACGCCAAACGCGGCGAGTACGTGCTGGGTCCGCCCGTGATTCCGGCCCAGGAGAACCACCCGCCGCGGGAAACCTGGAACCCGACCTATGAACTCGCCTACTTCCGCTGGGCGCTGGAGGTAGCCCAGCAGTGGAGGGTGCGGGCCGGCTTGACCCGGGAGCCCAAGTGGGAGGAGGTGCTCGCCAAGCTGGCCCCGCTGCCAGTGAAGGACGGTCTCTACCTGGCACATGAGAATTGCCCGCAGACCTTCACGGAGAGAAATCGGGATCATCCCTCAATGCTGGCCGCGCTCGGAGTCCTGCCCGGTCCAGGCGTGGACCCGGAGACGATGCGCAACACCCTGAAGACGGTGATGACCTCGTGGAAATGGGCGGACACCTGGGGGTGGGATTACCCCATGACGGCCATGACCGCGGCGCGATTGGGGGAGCCCGGGATCGCCGTGGACGCGCTGCTGCTCGAGACGCAGAAGAACAAGTACCTGCCCAACGGGCACAACTACCAGCGGCCTGGTTTACATCTGTATCTGCCCGGCAATGGCGGCTTGCTCACTGCTGTGGCACTGATGGCTGCCGGTTGGGAGAACGGCCCCACAGACCCCGCGCCCGGCTTTCCGCGGCAAGGCTGGAATGTCCGGATGGAAGGCCTGAAACGAGTCATTTAG
- a CDS encoding neutral/alkaline non-lysosomal ceramidase N-terminal domain-containing protein, translating into MRYLLFLLPLTLYGQLFQASTARREITPKEPVPMWGYGSRHDMLSEGVMDPLYAVALVLRTGDQKLAIVGMDLGRAPAEGSLQRIRQRVKQQTGIENSFIAGSHTHHGPVMELTDKEGRGKGRFDATIRYYAQMEDAVVEAIVEANSKLAPARMATGSVQLPGFNVNRHTKLEPKPSDRELAVLRIDGLDGKPIVILANFAAHPTTLPDKTMKFSADWVGQMKNWVGAQAGAPVMFMQGASGDQSVNREKGGYKEYGEAIGAEVWKLAQSLQPEDVEKPTLILKEERFPFKARVDLSNPMVHGMYAKAFFPELIANFEDEYVGGVQPRLTVALLNGDIALVGASGEFFSNHAIRLKERARVKQLFFFGYCNGYHQYFPTIEAVAEGGYGADPTVSPVAVGAGEQLMNMALVWIYQMLGRIRQ; encoded by the coding sequence ATGCGCTATCTCCTCTTCCTCCTGCCCCTCACTCTGTACGGGCAACTCTTTCAGGCCAGCACCGCCCGGCGCGAGATTACGCCCAAGGAGCCCGTCCCGATGTGGGGTTATGGCTCTCGCCACGACATGCTCTCCGAAGGCGTCATGGACCCGCTGTACGCCGTGGCGCTGGTCCTCCGCACTGGCGACCAGAAGCTGGCAATCGTAGGCATGGATCTGGGCCGCGCTCCAGCGGAAGGCTCGCTGCAGCGCATCCGCCAGCGGGTGAAGCAGCAAACCGGCATCGAGAACTCCTTCATCGCCGGATCGCATACTCACCATGGCCCCGTTATGGAGTTGACGGACAAGGAAGGACGCGGCAAGGGCAGATTTGACGCGACGATCCGCTACTACGCCCAGATGGAAGACGCCGTGGTCGAGGCCATTGTCGAGGCCAACTCCAAGCTGGCTCCGGCCCGGATGGCCACGGGCTCTGTTCAGCTGCCCGGGTTCAATGTGAACCGCCACACAAAACTGGAACCAAAGCCCAGCGACCGGGAACTGGCCGTGCTACGCATCGATGGACTCGACGGCAAACCCATTGTGATCCTCGCGAATTTCGCCGCCCACCCCACCACCTTGCCCGACAAAACGATGAAGTTCTCGGCGGACTGGGTGGGCCAGATGAAGAACTGGGTCGGCGCGCAGGCCGGTGCGCCTGTGATGTTCATGCAGGGCGCCTCTGGGGATCAGTCGGTGAACCGCGAAAAGGGCGGCTACAAGGAATATGGCGAGGCCATTGGCGCGGAGGTCTGGAAGCTCGCCCAGAGCCTGCAGCCGGAGGACGTGGAGAAGCCCACACTGATCCTGAAGGAAGAACGCTTCCCCTTCAAGGCGCGTGTGGATCTTTCGAACCCCATGGTTCACGGGATGTACGCGAAGGCGTTCTTCCCCGAGCTGATCGCGAACTTTGAGGACGAGTACGTCGGAGGCGTTCAGCCCCGCCTCACCGTAGCGCTGCTAAATGGCGACATCGCATTGGTGGGCGCCAGCGGTGAATTTTTCTCAAATCACGCCATCCGCTTGAAAGAGCGAGCGCGCGTGAAGCAGTTGTTCTTCTTCGGCTACTGCAACGGCTACCACCAGTACTTCCCCACCATCGAAGCGGTGGCCGAAGGCGGCTATGGCGCGGATCCGACAGTGTCACCCGTAGCCGTGGGCGCCGGCGAGCAGCTGATGAATATGGCTCTGGTGTGGATCTATCAGATGTTAGGGAGGATCCGGCAGTGA
- a CDS encoding FtsX-like permease family protein: MRYLPLIVKNCLRNRRRSILTIASLAISLCLLGVMMALYYALFLGAPAKSQARRLVTRHKVSIVFQMPIYYRDQIRNVKGVEEVAIWQWYGGVYKDSRDQRNFFPRIGVEADKLFKVYGEYSIPEDQKKAFIQDPASCVVGKALADRFGFKVGDKILIKGDIFPFDLDLTIRGIYTSSETSDETLWFNFKYLENALRNSSRLAAGTFTMLANDPAEVPRIAREIDALFANAPTPTHTESEYAFGVSFLSFLGNIKVILMSICGAVTFTILLISANTMAMSVRERVREVGVLKTLGFQQSTILGMILGESAFIALIGGAIGLAIAEFLCSVIRQGPAIVDQTKTLTLQPPVIALLLGIAMIIGMASAVVPAWNAARTNIIDALRFTD; this comes from the coding sequence ATGAGATACCTGCCCTTGATTGTAAAGAACTGCCTGCGGAACCGCCGGCGCAGTATCCTGACGATCGCCAGCCTGGCCATCTCGTTGTGCCTGCTGGGCGTCATGATGGCGCTGTACTACGCGTTGTTCCTGGGTGCGCCCGCGAAGTCGCAGGCGCGGCGCCTGGTCACTCGGCACAAGGTCTCCATTGTCTTCCAGATGCCCATCTACTACCGGGATCAGATCCGTAATGTAAAGGGAGTGGAAGAAGTAGCCATCTGGCAATGGTATGGCGGTGTTTACAAGGACTCGCGAGACCAGCGCAACTTCTTCCCGCGCATTGGCGTGGAGGCCGATAAGCTCTTCAAGGTCTACGGCGAATATTCCATCCCGGAAGATCAGAAGAAGGCGTTCATCCAGGATCCGGCCAGCTGTGTGGTTGGCAAGGCCCTGGCCGACCGCTTCGGATTCAAGGTTGGCGACAAGATCCTGATCAAGGGCGACATCTTCCCGTTTGACCTGGACCTGACCATTCGCGGTATTTACACGTCGTCGGAGACCTCGGACGAGACGCTGTGGTTCAACTTCAAGTATCTGGAGAACGCGCTGCGCAATTCGTCGCGGCTGGCTGCCGGCACGTTCACGATGCTGGCCAACGATCCGGCCGAAGTGCCGCGCATTGCCCGCGAGATCGATGCCCTGTTCGCCAACGCGCCGACGCCCACTCACACGGAGTCGGAGTACGCGTTTGGCGTCTCGTTCCTCTCATTTCTGGGCAATATCAAGGTGATCCTGATGAGCATCTGCGGCGCGGTCACCTTCACGATTCTCCTGATCAGCGCCAACACGATGGCGATGAGCGTCCGCGAGCGGGTCCGCGAAGTAGGCGTCCTCAAGACGCTGGGCTTCCAGCAGTCCACCATCCTGGGCATGATTCTCGGCGAGTCCGCATTCATTGCGCTGATCGGCGGTGCCATTGGGTTGGCGATCGCTGAATTCCTGTGCAGCGTGATCCGGCAGGGGCCGGCCATTGTCGACCAGACCAAAACACTGACGCTGCAGCCACCCGTGATCGCGCTGCTGCTGGGCATTGCCATGATCATCGGCATGGCGAGCGCTGTCGTTCCGGCGTGGAATGCGGCGCGGACGAACATCATCGACGCGCTGCGGTTCACCGACTAA
- the tadA gene encoding tRNA adenosine(34) deaminase TadA — protein sequence MDELARNMDKWSETDDEKWMRQALALAQQAAEAGEVPVGAVIVLDNTVIGEGWNSPIALHDPTAHAEIQAIRQAAAHTGNYRLEEATLYATLEPCAMCAGALVNSRIARLVFGGRDLRFGGVRSKFRIADSELLNHRVQIVEGVMAADCVALLEQFFRARR from the coding sequence ATGGATGAACTGGCACGCAACATGGACAAATGGTCAGAAACGGACGACGAAAAGTGGATGAGGCAAGCTTTAGCGCTTGCCCAGCAGGCCGCGGAGGCCGGCGAAGTGCCTGTCGGGGCCGTGATTGTCCTCGACAATACCGTCATCGGCGAAGGTTGGAATAGCCCCATCGCCCTGCACGATCCGACGGCTCATGCCGAGATCCAGGCCATTCGCCAGGCGGCTGCCCACACCGGCAACTACCGGCTTGAGGAGGCAACACTTTACGCCACGCTGGAGCCTTGTGCGATGTGCGCCGGCGCCCTGGTAAACTCGCGGATCGCCCGCCTCGTCTTCGGAGGAAGGGACCTGCGCTTTGGCGGTGTGCGCAGCAAGTTCCGCATCGCCGACAGTGAGTTACTGAACCATCGCGTACAAATAGTGGAAGGTGTGATGGCCGCGGATTGTGTCGCACTGCTGGAACAGTTCTTCCGGGCCCGCCGCTAA
- a CDS encoding efflux RND transporter periplasmic adaptor subunit yields MDSEIKSLRIDRSAETHSGGSKWATRWILIGIALFVLLGGGATVYKQMNSALEVTTARAQAQQTAGGSNQAVILNATGYIIAAHKIQVAAKVVGKVAWIGVEKGDRVKEGQIIVRLEDDEYKAQLQQATGQLMNLQARLDELQNGSRPEEIAAAKANVEQGKADQENARITLARTRQLQSEGVMSKSSLDDAVARYDSAVARVNSLQKNYELVHIGPRKEQIDAVKGQIEQAKGVVAFMQTQLNNTIIRAPVTGTILERVVERGEFVTTSFVGDRGAKGFVVSLADLNDLRVELDISQNDFNKLGSRQNGVITVDAYPDKKWEGRIDEISPEANRQKATVQVKVKVLNPDEFLRPEMNASVAFLSDEKAQTSAAPAKAGKPVVFIPPSTVRNDHVFIVVGEKVVDRAIKTSGNTQQGLRVEDGLIGGEDLVVDPPAELKDGMKVQRKK; encoded by the coding sequence ATGGACTCGGAAATCAAAAGTCTTCGTATCGATCGTTCGGCGGAAACGCACTCAGGCGGCTCGAAGTGGGCGACCCGGTGGATCCTCATCGGCATCGCGCTCTTCGTACTGCTGGGCGGTGGAGCCACCGTGTACAAGCAGATGAACTCCGCGCTGGAGGTGACCACGGCGCGGGCGCAGGCGCAGCAGACCGCCGGCGGCTCCAACCAGGCAGTCATTCTGAACGCGACGGGCTACATTATTGCGGCGCACAAGATTCAGGTAGCCGCAAAAGTCGTCGGCAAAGTGGCCTGGATCGGCGTGGAGAAGGGTGACCGCGTCAAGGAAGGGCAGATTATCGTCCGTCTGGAAGACGACGAGTACAAGGCCCAGCTCCAGCAGGCCACGGGGCAGTTGATGAACCTACAGGCCCGGCTGGATGAGTTGCAGAACGGCTCGCGCCCGGAAGAGATCGCGGCGGCTAAGGCCAACGTGGAACAGGGCAAGGCCGACCAGGAGAATGCGCGCATCACCTTGGCGCGGACAAGGCAATTGCAGAGTGAAGGCGTGATGTCGAAGTCGAGCCTGGACGACGCCGTGGCCCGGTACGACTCGGCTGTGGCCCGCGTGAACTCTCTCCAGAAGAACTACGAACTGGTGCATATCGGTCCGCGCAAGGAGCAGATCGATGCGGTGAAGGGCCAGATCGAGCAGGCCAAGGGCGTTGTGGCGTTCATGCAGACGCAGTTGAACAACACGATCATCCGGGCTCCTGTTACCGGCACGATCCTCGAGCGCGTGGTCGAGCGTGGCGAGTTCGTCACCACCAGCTTCGTCGGTGATCGTGGAGCCAAGGGCTTCGTGGTTTCGCTGGCGGATCTGAACGATCTGCGCGTGGAGCTCGACATCTCACAGAACGACTTCAACAAGCTGGGTTCGCGGCAAAACGGTGTGATCACGGTGGATGCCTACCCAGACAAGAAGTGGGAAGGCCGTATCGACGAGATCTCGCCGGAGGCGAACCGCCAGAAGGCTACCGTGCAGGTGAAGGTCAAGGTGCTGAATCCGGATGAGTTTCTCCGGCCGGAGATGAATGCCTCCGTGGCGTTCCTCTCTGACGAGAAGGCACAAACGTCAGCGGCGCCCGCCAAGGCAGGCAAGCCGGTTGTCTTCATCCCGCCCTCTACTGTCCGCAACGACCACGTGTTCATTGTGGTGGGCGAGAAGGTAGTCGACCGTGCGATCAAGACCAGCGGCAACACGCAGCAGGGCCTGCGCGTGGAAGACGGGCTGATCGGCGGCGAGGATCTCGTAGTCGATCCGCCTGCCGAACTGAAAGACGGCATGAAAGTCCAAAGGAAGAAGTGA
- a CDS encoding DUF4838 domain-containing protein yields MKRLVVFLLALSAAQALTLVDKGKSTYTIVVSAQASPSEQRAAQELQRFLEEMSGARLPVAADDKPVHGPMVLVGDSSALRKLKVQVPFEKLGPEGFVLQTSGKHLIIAGGRQRGTMYGVYTFLDQLGCRWFTREVSRIPKMPTIAVTRYTQPEVHKPAFEYREPFFFEAWDKDWAARNRTNGNHSQLDASTGGKLQYYPFVHSFYELVPPGQYFAEHPEYFSLIDGKRRTERGQLCLTNPDVLRVVIARVETWIKEHPDATIFSVSQNDWEGWCECDRCRRVEMEEGGQHSGPLLRFVNAVAESIGQRHPDKLIDTLAYWYTENPPLKVRPVKNVRIRLCPIGICVSHSFGQCPRSAYFYKNLQAWSKITNQLYIWHYNTNFSHYPMPFPDFDELAADIPLYKQHGVVGLFMQGAYAAGGGGEASELRAYVIARQLWDASTNVDQTVQEFLEGVYGAAAGPMRAYFDLLQGEVRGPDGRHLWIFNVPDYSAGFQAKAAELFAKAEAAAGDEATRRRVLKAKLPLEYYGLLRDSEFDVHGSQWGPADLASLKPRALDLIARMRTFGIQSIHEGQELARDEKRYTAMISVPLFTIENGQWRADVVPELNARVVRLIDKSTGRDTMRRFPPGEGAYPFVGGQVASVHADYYAKAQDVTWTVDSQSTERLVLLGQCANGLRIRRVFELNAAGLHTSTIVENAGQAPVPAALQVRAEYTPGDIDKAAMSFTRINGQRVEQRFITPDHEPTDKYTWNGGDKPSREWKLLQGGGQPLFVRFQDEQVGRTYLSWTAKSRAGAQFLLWSPEKTLKPGESLKLEADYGAVRP; encoded by the coding sequence GTGAAAAGGCTCGTGGTATTCCTGCTTGCGCTCTCGGCGGCGCAAGCACTCACCCTGGTCGACAAAGGCAAGTCGACGTATACGATCGTCGTCTCGGCGCAGGCCTCGCCTTCCGAGCAAAGGGCCGCGCAGGAACTGCAGCGGTTTCTGGAAGAGATGTCCGGCGCGCGCCTGCCGGTGGCGGCGGACGACAAGCCGGTCCACGGACCCATGGTGCTGGTGGGCGACAGCTCGGCGCTGCGGAAGCTGAAGGTACAAGTGCCGTTCGAGAAACTGGGGCCGGAAGGCTTCGTGCTTCAGACGTCCGGCAAGCACCTCATCATCGCCGGAGGAAGGCAGCGGGGCACGATGTATGGCGTCTATACCTTCCTGGATCAACTGGGCTGCCGCTGGTTCACTCGCGAGGTGAGCCGCATTCCAAAGATGCCGACGATCGCGGTCACGCGCTACACTCAGCCGGAGGTCCACAAGCCTGCCTTCGAGTACCGCGAGCCGTTCTTCTTTGAAGCCTGGGACAAGGACTGGGCCGCCCGCAATCGCACCAACGGCAACCATTCTCAGCTCGACGCCTCCACAGGTGGAAAGCTGCAGTATTACCCTTTTGTCCACTCTTTCTATGAGCTGGTGCCGCCAGGACAGTACTTCGCTGAGCACCCGGAATACTTCTCGCTCATCGATGGAAAGCGCCGCACGGAGCGTGGCCAGCTCTGCCTGACGAATCCCGATGTCCTGCGAGTGGTTATTGCGCGTGTCGAGACCTGGATCAAGGAGCATCCCGACGCCACCATCTTCTCCGTCTCGCAGAACGACTGGGAGGGCTGGTGCGAGTGCGACCGGTGCCGCCGCGTCGAGATGGAAGAGGGCGGCCAGCACTCCGGTCCTCTGCTACGCTTCGTCAATGCGGTGGCGGAATCGATCGGCCAGCGCCATCCGGACAAGCTGATCGATACGCTGGCTTACTGGTACACCGAGAATCCGCCGCTGAAGGTCCGGCCGGTGAAGAACGTGCGCATCCGGTTGTGCCCGATCGGCATCTGTGTGTCGCACAGCTTTGGCCAGTGCCCGCGCAGCGCCTATTTCTACAAGAACCTCCAGGCGTGGTCGAAGATCACCAACCAGCTCTATATCTGGCACTACAATACGAACTTCTCGCACTACCCGATGCCGTTCCCCGATTTCGACGAGTTGGCCGCGGACATCCCGCTTTATAAGCAGCATGGTGTCGTGGGCCTGTTTATGCAGGGCGCCTACGCCGCCGGGGGCGGTGGGGAAGCTTCGGAGCTGCGGGCTTACGTGATCGCCCGCCAGTTGTGGGACGCCTCCACCAACGTCGATCAGACCGTCCAGGAGTTTCTGGAGGGCGTCTATGGGGCGGCGGCCGGCCCGATGCGCGCCTACTTCGACCTGCTTCAGGGCGAAGTGCGCGGTCCGGACGGCCGGCATCTCTGGATCTTCAATGTGCCGGACTACTCAGCCGGCTTCCAGGCGAAGGCCGCGGAGCTCTTCGCGAAGGCCGAAGCGGCGGCCGGCGATGAAGCCACCCGGCGCCGCGTACTGAAGGCGAAGCTGCCGCTGGAATACTACGGCCTGCTGCGTGACTCCGAATTTGACGTGCACGGTTCGCAATGGGGACCGGCCGATCTGGCGAGCCTGAAGCCGCGTGCCTTGGACCTCATCGCGCGCATGCGCACCTTCGGGATCCAGAGCATCCACGAAGGGCAGGAGTTGGCGCGCGATGAGAAACGCTACACCGCGATGATCTCCGTACCCCTATTCACAATCGAAAACGGGCAGTGGCGCGCGGACGTGGTGCCGGAGCTCAACGCCCGCGTGGTGCGGTTGATCGACAAGTCGACGGGCCGCGACACCATGCGCCGCTTCCCTCCGGGCGAGGGCGCCTATCCCTTTGTGGGCGGCCAGGTCGCCAGCGTCCACGCCGACTACTACGCCAAAGCCCAGGACGTGACCTGGACGGTGGACTCTCAATCCACGGAACGTCTGGTCCTACTGGGCCAGTGCGCCAACGGCCTGCGAATCCGCCGCGTCTTCGAACTGAACGCCGCCGGGCTGCACACCTCGACCATCGTGGAGAACGCCGGCCAGGCACCGGTGCCTGCCGCGCTGCAGGTGCGAGCCGAGTACACACCGGGCGACATCGACAAAGCAGCCATGTCGTTCACCCGGATCAACGGCCAGCGCGTGGAACAGCGCTTCATCACGCCCGACCACGAACCCACGGACAAGTACACCTGGAACGGCGGGGACAAACCGAGCCGCGAATGGAAACTGCTGCAAGGTGGAGGCCAGCCGCTGTTCGTCCGTTTCCAGGACGAGCAAGTAGGCCGCACGTATCTGAGCTGGACCGCCAAATCGCGAGCCGGAGCGCAGTTCCTTCTGTGGTCGCCCGAGAAGACCCTCAAGCCCGGTGAATCGCTAAAACTGGAAGCGGACTACGGCGCGGTCCGCCCGTAG
- a CDS encoding ABC transporter ATP-binding protein, with protein MSEVVIKTRKLTKEYVRDEFHVVALRDAEIEIHRGEFVALMGPSGSGKSTLLHLAAAMDRPTSGDIEVLGSKLNTLSDGDIARWRNRHVGFVFQSFNLIPVLTALENVELPLKLTHLKKAERLAHATTALKLVGLGDRLGHYPRQLSGGQEQRVAIARAIVTDPDILLCDEPTGNLDSKSASEVLSLLSTLNKEHGKTIVMVTHDPHAAHYASKVRYIDKGELLTEGTMPEDWKSMSA; from the coding sequence ATGAGTGAAGTTGTCATCAAAACCCGCAAGCTGACGAAGGAATACGTCCGCGACGAGTTTCATGTCGTGGCCCTCCGCGATGCCGAAATCGAAATCCACCGAGGTGAATTTGTCGCGCTGATGGGACCGTCCGGATCCGGTAAGTCCACCCTGCTGCACCTGGCGGCGGCGATGGACCGGCCCACCAGCGGTGACATCGAGGTGCTGGGCTCAAAGCTCAACACGCTCTCCGACGGCGACATCGCCCGCTGGCGCAATCGTCACGTCGGGTTCGTCTTCCAAAGCTTCAACCTGATCCCGGTGCTGACGGCGCTGGAGAACGTCGAGCTGCCGTTGAAGCTCACGCACCTGAAGAAGGCGGAGCGGTTGGCGCACGCCACCACGGCGCTCAAGCTCGTCGGACTCGGCGATCGCCTGGGCCACTACCCCCGCCAACTCTCCGGCGGCCAGGAGCAGCGCGTCGCCATCGCCCGCGCGATTGTGACCGATCCTGATATCCTGCTGTGCGACGAGCCCACCGGAAACCTCGACTCCAAGTCCGCGTCCGAGGTCCTGTCCCTGCTCTCTACACTCAACAAGGAGCACGGCAAGACGATTGTCATGGTGACGCACGACCCGCATGCCGCACACTATGCCTCCAAGGTTCGGTACATTGACAAGGGAGAGCTCCTGACCGAGGGCACCATGCCCGAGGACTGGAAATCCATGTCAGCCTGA